In one window of Nakamurella sp. PAMC28650 DNA:
- a CDS encoding diguanylate cyclase yields the protein MRSHSVRLTAGILATCGLFAVAAAAVGVIGLAGVDSATQTGISVVGDQLSQAAQASDVGRQVSVAFSTSQAMMLSTDQAQKADLSRTLHEQMIPGVEGALTRARLAHAADTPDELTGIDELITRWGDLRALLDALSPVITSTATISPNDTRTPDSASRISVAFKAMTDQLDKLAGHETDQAAAAVEKARSGARNLERAIVLAVLAVWAVTVGIATFGVSRVRRGIRPARQQVEFADTLQLARDEDEAHLLLQRHLERAVPDGTVAVLNRNNSADRLEAVTALPPGSPLLRTLQHAEPQSCLAVRSGQVHEEDDRHPALLACPVCSTCPGRSSCLPLTVGGEVIGSILVNRAAAFDQVQRQTIRNSVGQAAPVLANLRNLAIAELRAATDSLTGLPNKRAVADTLKRMLAQASRSDNPMALLMLDLDHFKDINDRFGHPIGDQALAGVGAALRSTLRDSDFAGRNGGEEFTVVLPGTDVVGAIVTAEKIRAAISEIALPGIDVRITASVGIAAYPEHGIAAERLERLADSALYVAKRAGRNRIEVAVTPAEPTLEEQFHDGILTLPRPLLTEGAPVHS from the coding sequence ATGCGCAGTCACTCGGTACGTCTCACGGCGGGCATCCTGGCGACCTGCGGTCTTTTCGCGGTCGCAGCCGCGGCCGTCGGCGTGATCGGACTGGCCGGCGTCGATTCCGCCACGCAGACCGGCATCTCGGTCGTGGGCGACCAGTTGTCGCAGGCGGCTCAAGCCAGCGACGTCGGCCGGCAGGTGTCGGTCGCGTTCTCCACCAGTCAGGCGATGATGCTGTCCACCGACCAGGCGCAGAAAGCGGACTTGAGCAGAACTCTGCACGAGCAGATGATCCCCGGCGTCGAGGGTGCGTTGACCCGCGCACGGCTGGCCCATGCTGCCGACACCCCTGATGAACTCACGGGAATCGACGAGCTGATCACCCGATGGGGCGACCTGCGTGCCCTTCTGGACGCATTGTCCCCGGTCATCACCTCCACTGCGACGATCAGCCCGAACGACACCCGGACACCGGACTCGGCGAGTCGGATCAGTGTGGCGTTCAAGGCGATGACCGATCAGCTGGACAAGCTGGCCGGCCACGAAACCGACCAGGCAGCGGCCGCAGTCGAAAAGGCTCGGTCGGGGGCCCGGAACCTCGAACGGGCCATCGTGCTCGCCGTGCTCGCCGTCTGGGCCGTCACCGTCGGCATCGCGACTTTCGGGGTGTCCCGGGTACGGCGTGGGATCAGACCGGCGCGGCAGCAGGTCGAATTCGCCGACACCCTCCAACTGGCCCGGGACGAGGACGAGGCGCACCTACTGCTGCAGCGCCACCTCGAACGGGCTGTGCCCGACGGCACTGTCGCCGTGCTCAATCGCAACAACAGCGCCGATCGGCTCGAGGCGGTGACGGCACTTCCGCCGGGATCTCCGTTGCTGCGGACTCTGCAGCACGCCGAACCGCAGTCCTGCCTTGCAGTGCGCTCCGGTCAGGTCCACGAGGAAGACGACCGTCACCCTGCTCTGCTGGCCTGCCCGGTGTGCAGCACCTGCCCGGGTCGATCCAGCTGCCTACCCCTCACCGTCGGCGGAGAGGTGATCGGCTCTATACTGGTCAATCGGGCCGCCGCTTTCGACCAGGTGCAACGGCAGACGATCCGCAACTCGGTGGGGCAGGCCGCACCCGTGCTGGCCAACCTGCGGAACTTGGCCATCGCCGAACTGCGGGCCGCCACCGATTCGCTCACCGGGCTGCCCAACAAGCGTGCCGTGGCCGACACTCTCAAGCGGATGCTCGCGCAGGCCTCGCGATCTGACAATCCGATGGCCCTTCTGATGCTGGACCTGGATCACTTCAAGGACATCAACGACCGGTTCGGCCACCCCATCGGCGACCAGGCGCTGGCCGGCGTCGGAGCCGCGTTGCGTTCGACGCTGCGCGACAGCGATTTCGCCGGCCGCAACGGCGGTGAGGAGTTCACGGTCGTGCTGCCCGGTACCGATGTCGTCGGTGCCATCGTGACGGCCGAGAAGATCCGCGCTGCGATCTCCGAGATCGCTCTACCGGGCATCGATGTGAGGATCACCGCCAGTGTGGGGATCGCGGCCTACCCCGAGCACGGCATCGCCGCCGAACGCCTCGAGCGGCTCGCAGACTCGGCGTTGTACGTGGCCAAGCGTGCAGGGCGGAACCGGATCGAGGTGGCCGTGACGCCGGCCGAGCCGACCTTGGAGGAGCAGTTCCACGACGGAATCCTGACCCTGCCCCGCCCGCTCCTGACCGAAGGGGCACCCGTTCACAGCTGA
- a CDS encoding DMT family transporter yields the protein MTNPRPLLAGLGVVVLWAGAFPAVRVAVPQFGVTALSFARLLVATVVLLALVPLFEVELPRRRDIPLILGCGFFGMAAYQLLLNRGELDVPVGTASMIIAAAPLDSANRVPARPAQR from the coding sequence ATGACCAACCCTCGCCCGCTGCTGGCCGGTCTGGGTGTGGTGGTGCTGTGGGCCGGCGCCTTCCCGGCGGTGCGGGTCGCGGTGCCGCAGTTCGGGGTGACCGCCTTGTCCTTCGCCCGGCTGTTGGTGGCGACCGTTGTCCTGCTCGCCCTGGTACCGCTGTTCGAGGTCGAACTGCCGCGGCGGCGGGATATCCCGTTGATCCTGGGTTGTGGGTTCTTCGGTATGGCCGCCTACCAGCTGCTTCTGAATCGGGGCGAGCTCGACGTTCCGGTCGGCACGGCCAGCATGATCATTGCTGCGGCTCCGCTGGATTCCGCCAACCGGGTCCCAGCCCGACCGGCACAGCGGTAG
- a CDS encoding ice-binding family protein, which yields MASAMLMLVGVALMVGIPAVAQAAVVPTVGLGTSGAFGVLGGSTVTNTGTSTINGLDVGVDPGTAVTGFPPGIITRPGVLLRGGAVAANAQGATLTAYHDAAGRPVAPGDRGLTDLAGKMLQPGVYQGNLSLSGTVTLDNRTNPDAVFIFQASSTLITASGSVVKFTTAHVSCNVFWQVGTSATLGTGTRFIGTVLAHTSITAQTGATLIGRLLASTGAVTLDTNVITAPTCATPGSSSSSATPTGTRGGAPGGGSSSSSSPTGPGAPGTTSAPNENTTPNTLPIITATTAAGSSQSTNSTPGTAALTSTSGPIVLTSTSEATVLTSTVQTTMLTQPSFPSAVPGGSGPAAPISPVRVLAAVLALLGGLLLLLRIPRVRRRAVYLRTAPSRAQHRRGAHR from the coding sequence GTGGCATCGGCGATGCTGATGCTCGTCGGGGTCGCGCTGATGGTGGGCATCCCGGCGGTGGCCCAGGCCGCGGTGGTTCCCACGGTGGGGCTCGGCACCTCCGGAGCCTTCGGCGTGCTCGGCGGATCAACGGTGACCAACACCGGGACCTCGACGATCAACGGCCTGGACGTCGGGGTGGACCCGGGCACTGCGGTGACAGGGTTCCCACCCGGGATCATCACTCGTCCAGGGGTGCTCCTGCGGGGTGGCGCCGTGGCCGCCAACGCACAGGGCGCCACCCTGACCGCCTACCACGACGCAGCCGGCCGACCGGTGGCTCCCGGCGATCGCGGGCTAACCGATCTGGCGGGCAAGATGTTGCAGCCCGGGGTATATCAAGGGAATCTGAGTCTGAGCGGCACCGTGACACTGGACAACCGGACCAACCCGGACGCGGTGTTCATCTTCCAGGCCTCCAGCACCTTGATCACCGCCTCGGGCAGCGTCGTCAAATTCACCACCGCGCACGTGTCCTGCAATGTGTTCTGGCAAGTCGGAACGTCCGCGACGCTGGGCACCGGGACCCGGTTCATCGGGACCGTCCTTGCCCACACCTCGATCACCGCGCAGACGGGAGCCACCCTCATCGGCCGGCTGCTGGCCTCCACGGGCGCTGTCACCCTGGACACCAACGTCATCACCGCACCGACGTGCGCCACCCCCGGCAGCAGTTCCAGCAGCGCCACTCCCACCGGGACTCGCGGCGGCGCTCCGGGTGGTGGAAGCAGCAGTAGTTCCAGTCCGACGGGTCCCGGCGCGCCTGGTACGACCTCGGCGCCGAATGAGAACACCACCCCGAACACGCTTCCCATCATCACCGCCACGACGGCCGCCGGATCCTCGCAGAGCACGAACAGCACGCCCGGCACCGCCGCCCTGACCAGCACCAGCGGGCCGATCGTGCTGACCTCCACCAGTGAGGCAACCGTCCTGACCTCCACCGTGCAGACGACGATGCTGACGCAACCGTCCTTCCCGTCAGCGGTACCCGGGGGCAGCGGACCGGCAGCGCCGATCTCCCCGGTGCGAGTGCTCGCGGCGGTGCTGGCGTTGCTGGGCGGTCTGCTGCTGTTGCTGCGCATTCCTAGAGTCCGCCGACGAGCGGTCTACCTTCGCACGGCCCCGAGCCGGGCACAGCATCGCCGCGGTGCGCATCGGTGA
- the katG gene encoding catalase/peroxidase HPI yields the protein MTDYTTYSEVLEGSCPAGGNTIGGAQTSKPTLSDWYPDRLRVEQLHRDGAAANPLADFDYAAAFATIDLAELKADIKKFLTTSVSWWPSDYGNYGPQMIRMAWHAAGTYRIADGRGGAGQAMQRFAPISSWWDNGNTDKSRRLIWPIKQKYGNALSWADLMVLTGNCALEIMGFPTYGFGGGRRDAWEADDASYWGPEYIDNTHPSSYDAMVMRDKRWTGEPGDADYELEQPLAASHQSLIYVNPEGPNANGDPAASAVDIRITFGRMAMNDEETVALIAGGHAFGKSHGKVAAARIGAPPEIAPIEAMGLGWHNPEGTGNAEHTMTNGIEGSWTQNPTQWDNSYLENLFGHEWKQSQSPAGALQWTPNDEGAPKTPDAHLVGVEHPLMMMTSDIALKVDPVYREVCLKFLGDFDYFTTAFSKAWYKLTHRDMGPKSRYLGPEVAAEDLPWQDPLPDLEHEVIGDAGVGRLKQAIRDSGLSISDLAFTAFSSAVSFRDSDKRGGANGARLALAPQKDWAVNRRTVGVIAALRGIRDAFHQAGLEKVSLADVIVLGGCVAIEQAASAAGAEVGVPFTPGRVDATAEQTDVPTFEWLAPVVDGFRNYVRDDYARMTSVAPEQMFLDKAALLNLTAPQWVALTGGLRALGCNYDGSVTGIFTDRVGALTTDFFTTVTSMDYEWSKQDEAGTSFVLTDRESGEIAYRATRNDLLFGSNQQLRAVAEVYAASDGHPRFVRDFVEVWNKVMMADRYDVKAG from the coding sequence ATGACCGACTACACCACCTACTCCGAGGTCCTGGAAGGATCTTGCCCCGCGGGCGGGAACACCATCGGCGGCGCCCAGACCTCGAAGCCGACGCTCTCGGACTGGTACCCCGACCGGCTCCGGGTCGAGCAGTTGCACCGCGACGGCGCGGCGGCCAACCCACTGGCGGACTTCGACTACGCGGCCGCCTTTGCCACGATCGACCTCGCCGAGCTCAAGGCCGATATCAAGAAATTCCTGACCACGTCGGTGTCGTGGTGGCCTTCGGACTACGGCAACTACGGGCCGCAGATGATCCGGATGGCCTGGCACGCCGCCGGCACCTACCGCATCGCAGACGGACGCGGCGGTGCCGGGCAGGCGATGCAACGATTCGCCCCGATCAGCAGCTGGTGGGACAACGGCAACACCGACAAGTCGCGTCGCCTCATCTGGCCGATCAAGCAGAAATACGGCAACGCCCTGTCGTGGGCCGACCTGATGGTCCTCACCGGCAACTGCGCGCTGGAGATCATGGGGTTCCCCACCTACGGCTTCGGCGGCGGCCGCCGCGACGCGTGGGAGGCCGACGACGCCAGCTACTGGGGCCCGGAGTACATCGACAACACCCACCCCAGCTCCTACGACGCGATGGTGATGCGCGACAAGCGCTGGACCGGTGAGCCCGGCGACGCCGACTACGAACTCGAGCAGCCACTGGCCGCTTCCCACCAGTCGCTGATCTACGTCAACCCCGAAGGCCCCAACGCCAACGGCGATCCGGCTGCCTCGGCGGTCGACATCCGCATCACTTTCGGGCGTATGGCCATGAACGACGAGGAGACCGTGGCGCTGATCGCCGGTGGCCACGCGTTCGGCAAGAGCCACGGCAAGGTCGCGGCCGCCCGGATCGGTGCCCCGCCCGAGATCGCCCCGATCGAGGCGATGGGACTGGGTTGGCACAACCCGGAGGGCACCGGGAACGCGGAGCACACGATGACCAACGGCATCGAGGGCTCGTGGACGCAGAACCCGACCCAGTGGGACAACTCGTATCTGGAGAACCTGTTCGGCCACGAGTGGAAGCAGAGCCAGAGCCCCGCCGGGGCGCTGCAGTGGACGCCCAACGACGAGGGCGCCCCGAAGACCCCGGACGCGCACCTGGTGGGCGTCGAGCACCCGCTGATGATGATGACCAGTGACATCGCACTCAAGGTCGACCCGGTCTACCGCGAGGTCTGCCTGAAGTTCCTCGGCGACTTCGACTACTTCACGACGGCGTTCTCGAAGGCGTGGTACAAACTGACCCACCGCGACATGGGTCCCAAGTCGCGTTACCTGGGGCCCGAGGTCGCCGCGGAGGACCTCCCCTGGCAGGACCCGCTGCCCGACCTGGAGCACGAGGTGATCGGCGACGCAGGGGTGGGTCGTCTCAAGCAGGCGATTCGGGATTCCGGGCTCTCGATCTCCGACCTGGCTTTCACTGCGTTCTCCTCCGCCGTGTCGTTCCGCGACTCCGACAAGCGCGGGGGTGCCAACGGTGCACGGCTGGCGTTGGCGCCGCAGAAGGACTGGGCGGTCAACCGCCGCACCGTCGGCGTCATCGCCGCCCTGCGCGGCATCAGGGACGCCTTCCATCAGGCCGGGCTCGAGAAGGTCAGCCTCGCCGACGTCATCGTGCTCGGTGGGTGTGTCGCGATCGAGCAGGCAGCCAGCGCTGCGGGCGCGGAGGTCGGGGTGCCCTTCACCCCCGGCCGGGTCGACGCCACCGCCGAGCAGACCGACGTCCCCACCTTCGAGTGGTTGGCACCGGTCGTCGACGGGTTCCGCAACTACGTGAGAGACGACTACGCGCGGATGACGAGCGTGGCGCCCGAGCAGATGTTCCTCGACAAGGCGGCGCTGCTGAACCTCACCGCACCGCAGTGGGTCGCCCTCACCGGCGGTCTGCGCGCCCTGGGCTGCAACTACGACGGGTCGGTGACCGGGATCTTCACCGACCGGGTCGGCGCACTCACCACCGACTTCTTCACCACGGTGACGAGCATGGACTACGAGTGGAGCAAGCAGGACGAGGCCGGCACCTCATTCGTGCTCACCGATCGTGAGAGCGGCGAGATTGCCTACCGGGCCACGCGAAACGACCTGTTGTTCGGCTCCAACCAGCAACTGCGCGCGGTCGCCGAGGTGTACGCCGCCAGCGATGGTCACCCGCGCTTCGTGCGCGACTTCGTCGAGGTGTGGAACAAGGTCATGATGGCCGACCGGTACGACGTGAAGGCCGGCTAG
- a CDS encoding carboxypeptidase regulatory-like domain-containing protein encodes MEHRDVNQARDINDITAGNNGSCGNVLCQTGTGWDGPTGLGTPKGVAGLTQGEHGDIIGTVTDSVTAKPILGVTVSATATDGTTYHATTDAKGSYDIPAATGTYGLTSSKYGYAGESLSGVAVTKNYSVTENFTLTAQATKTVSGKVSDGSGHGWPMYARITIDGYPNGAVFTDPYTGHYSVALPAGNTYKMHVGSAELSGYVEQDVTVNLTAAGASQNIALKVDAVSCSAPGYAYADTGLKTDFTGWSGKTPQAGWSITDGVGNGQTWVFDNPGGWDPPVGGDSHFADIDSDHYGQGGSQNSSLVSPVVDLSHLSTAGHPEIGFDSTYIGFPGQSGDVDLSLDGGKTWSTLWQGDSGGNPGRVDVPIPQAAGQAKVQVRFHFTGSWSRRWELDNVLLGGRTCAPTPGGLMAGVVTDANTKAPLNGATVAGSADPTSFGVSMPTPDDANLSDGYYWLFSPHTGATKFTVTDGRYTAMTGTVALPANSVLHRDWKLGAGHLRSSTHSIAQTGQLGATTSGTVTFTNDGTAAVHVNLSEEDGGFTPMNGQHQATMPGAPAQLVPAKVSYAALPPATGGAVVRPGAVAQVNGHKVALRQASPSVGPWTDIANLPSGLMDDAVAYHAGKVYVVGGTDGSNVQNGVNVYDPATRAWTALANLPERLNGPVAAFIGTRLYVAGGWNATSGASTHAYSYDPGSNVWSQLADLPGGAAMAGSAVVGGRLYVVGGCTDGTCTGSSSVFSYSPDSGAWTQAPQYPQTVAFLSCGSAAAEIVCAGGVNTSSGASTASTYTYLPGAGTWQKRADLPVDAWGASSSSADGKVQVFGGVVNAGKDLTNQAFEYDPQSDQWTALPNSNNAEYRGGGACGLYQVGGANQSGVSALAQSLPGYGSCNGDADVPWLSQDKPTFDVAPGASVKVRISMDSSVVGQPGDYLALVDVSTNTPYASASISATMHVTAPKAWGKLAGTVKDSVGSPLAGATVQVCTMYNTATGTCGPQSYTLKTDSNGYYQLWLNKGFNPLEIIAALQGYQPMLKVARVPAGGTTTVAFVLPEV; translated from the coding sequence GTGGAGCACCGCGATGTCAACCAGGCCAGGGACATCAACGACATCACCGCCGGGAACAACGGCTCCTGCGGCAACGTGCTGTGCCAGACCGGCACCGGCTGGGACGGCCCCACCGGGCTGGGCACGCCCAAGGGCGTCGCCGGACTCACCCAGGGCGAGCACGGCGACATCATCGGCACCGTCACCGATTCCGTCACGGCGAAACCGATCCTGGGCGTCACCGTCTCGGCGACCGCCACCGACGGCACCACCTACCACGCCACCACGGACGCCAAGGGCAGCTACGACATTCCAGCGGCGACCGGTACCTACGGCCTGACGTCGAGCAAGTACGGCTACGCCGGGGAGTCGCTCTCCGGCGTGGCGGTGACCAAGAACTACTCCGTCACCGAGAACTTCACGCTGACCGCGCAGGCCACCAAGACCGTGTCGGGCAAGGTCTCCGACGGCTCTGGCCACGGCTGGCCGATGTACGCCAGGATCACCATCGACGGCTACCCGAACGGAGCGGTCTTCACCGACCCGTACACCGGCCACTACTCGGTGGCGCTGCCGGCGGGCAATACCTACAAGATGCACGTCGGCTCGGCCGAGCTGTCCGGTTACGTCGAGCAGGACGTCACGGTGAACCTGACCGCGGCAGGCGCGTCGCAGAACATCGCATTGAAGGTCGACGCCGTTTCCTGTTCGGCCCCCGGTTACGCCTACGCCGACACCGGTCTCAAGACCGACTTCACGGGTTGGTCGGGCAAGACCCCGCAGGCCGGCTGGAGCATCACCGACGGCGTCGGCAACGGCCAGACCTGGGTCTTCGACAACCCGGGCGGCTGGGACCCGCCCGTCGGCGGCGACTCACACTTCGCCGACATCGACTCCGACCACTACGGCCAGGGCGGCAGCCAGAACAGCTCGTTGGTGTCGCCGGTGGTCGACCTGTCCCACCTGTCCACCGCGGGACACCCTGAGATCGGTTTCGACAGCACCTACATCGGGTTCCCCGGTCAGAGCGGTGACGTCGACCTGAGCCTGGACGGCGGGAAGACCTGGTCCACGCTCTGGCAGGGAGACAGCGGCGGGAACCCCGGTCGGGTCGACGTGCCGATCCCGCAGGCCGCCGGTCAGGCCAAGGTCCAGGTGCGGTTCCACTTCACGGGTTCCTGGAGCCGGCGGTGGGAGCTGGACAACGTGCTGTTGGGTGGCCGCACCTGCGCGCCGACACCCGGTGGCCTGATGGCGGGTGTCGTCACGGACGCCAACACGAAGGCCCCGCTGAACGGGGCGACGGTGGCGGGCAGCGCCGACCCGACCAGCTTCGGCGTCAGCATGCCCACCCCGGACGACGCGAACCTGTCCGACGGGTACTACTGGCTGTTCAGCCCGCACACCGGTGCGACGAAGTTCACGGTGACCGACGGCCGGTACACCGCGATGACGGGAACGGTTGCACTACCGGCCAACTCGGTCCTGCACCGCGACTGGAAGCTGGGCGCCGGACACCTGAGGTCGAGCACCCACAGCATTGCGCAGACCGGGCAGTTGGGGGCGACCACGTCGGGCACCGTGACGTTCACCAACGACGGGACGGCCGCGGTGCACGTCAACCTGTCGGAGGAGGACGGCGGCTTCACCCCGATGAACGGGCAGCACCAGGCGACGATGCCGGGAGCCCCGGCCCAGCTGGTGCCGGCGAAGGTCAGCTACGCGGCCCTGCCACCGGCCACTGGCGGCGCGGTCGTCAGGCCGGGCGCGGTGGCGCAGGTGAACGGGCACAAGGTGGCGCTCCGCCAGGCCTCGCCGTCCGTCGGACCGTGGACCGACATCGCGAACCTGCCGTCCGGTCTGATGGACGACGCGGTGGCCTATCACGCCGGCAAGGTCTACGTGGTGGGCGGCACCGACGGCTCGAACGTCCAGAACGGCGTGAACGTCTACGATCCGGCGACCAGGGCGTGGACCGCACTGGCGAACCTGCCGGAGCGGCTGAACGGGCCGGTAGCGGCGTTCATCGGAACCAGGCTGTACGTCGCCGGGGGCTGGAACGCCACCTCGGGCGCCAGCACCCACGCCTACTCCTACGATCCCGGCAGCAATGTGTGGTCCCAGCTGGCCGACCTGCCGGGCGGCGCCGCCATGGCGGGGTCCGCGGTGGTCGGCGGCCGGCTGTACGTCGTCGGTGGCTGCACCGACGGGACGTGCACCGGCTCCTCATCGGTGTTCAGCTACAGCCCGGACAGCGGTGCGTGGACGCAGGCGCCGCAGTACCCGCAGACGGTCGCGTTCCTGTCCTGCGGCAGCGCCGCAGCCGAGATCGTCTGCGCTGGTGGGGTGAACACCTCCAGCGGCGCCTCGACAGCGAGCACCTACACGTACCTGCCCGGCGCCGGCACCTGGCAGAAACGGGCCGACCTCCCGGTCGACGCCTGGGGTGCGTCCTCCTCCTCGGCCGACGGAAAGGTGCAGGTTTTCGGCGGCGTCGTCAACGCGGGCAAGGACCTGACCAATCAGGCCTTCGAGTACGACCCGCAGTCCGATCAGTGGACGGCACTGCCGAACTCGAACAACGCGGAGTACCGCGGCGGTGGCGCCTGCGGGCTCTACCAGGTGGGCGGCGCCAACCAGAGCGGTGTGAGCGCGCTGGCCCAGTCGCTGCCGGGCTACGGCAGCTGCAACGGCGACGCCGACGTGCCGTGGTTGAGCCAGGACAAGCCGACGTTCGACGTGGCGCCTGGGGCCTCGGTGAAGGTGCGGATCAGCATGGACTCGTCCGTCGTCGGCCAGCCGGGCGACTACCTGGCCCTGGTCGACGTCAGTACGAACACCCCGTACGCGTCCGCGTCGATCTCGGCCACCATGCACGTCACCGCGCCGAAGGCGTGGGGCAAGCTGGCCGGCACGGTCAAGGACAGCGTAGGTAGCCCGCTCGCCGGGGCGACGGTCCAGGTGTGCACGATGTACAACACCGCGACCGGCACCTGTGGCCCGCAGTCGTACACCCTGAAGACGGACTCCAACGGGTACTACCAACTGTGGCTCAACAAGGGCTTCAACCCGCTGGAGATCATCGCGGCACTGCAGGGCTACCAACCGATGCTCAAGGTCGCGCGAGTCCCGGCGGGCGGGACCACCACGGTGGCCTTCGTCCTGCCCGAGGTCTGA
- a CDS encoding class F sortase, protein MRIGDTRRVDRAVVLAVVLIVVGGALWLWPAEATRTQVGPQLAALAPSSSSASTRAAAGPTSGAPPTSRSGRLAEVPTSRTDLDRSSRADPAPMAAAAPHTAVTPMPGTTRITVTAPEPPPSNAVPAAITVPFASSHHPGGLQITVLPHGPDINGDVWIPGPEVGISNWSNEVSWLNSPGFSAPFSTHGAVIIAGHINWQGTPGALSDLSEYGRDDVGKTLEMTMTDGRTRSYRITQGFSIDKSQLADESPQGPLHTAIFGQTGTYGRPGHPTEELRLVSCGGQYDPAARSYTSNIVVIAQPST, encoded by the coding sequence GTGCGCATCGGTGACACCAGGCGGGTCGACCGGGCCGTGGTACTGGCGGTCGTCCTCATCGTCGTGGGAGGAGCTCTGTGGCTCTGGCCCGCAGAAGCAACACGAACCCAGGTCGGCCCGCAACTTGCGGCGTTGGCACCGTCATCAAGTTCGGCGTCGACGCGGGCGGCCGCCGGGCCTACGAGCGGCGCGCCGCCGACCAGCCGATCAGGAAGGCTCGCCGAAGTCCCGACGAGCCGTACCGACCTCGACCGCAGTTCAAGGGCCGATCCCGCTCCGATGGCAGCGGCGGCCCCCCACACCGCGGTCACCCCGATGCCGGGAACGACGCGGATCACCGTCACGGCACCGGAGCCACCGCCATCGAATGCCGTGCCCGCCGCCATCACCGTGCCGTTCGCCTCCTCCCACCACCCCGGCGGTCTGCAGATCACGGTGCTGCCGCATGGACCGGACATCAACGGCGATGTGTGGATCCCGGGGCCCGAAGTAGGAATCAGCAATTGGAGCAACGAGGTCAGCTGGCTCAACAGTCCCGGCTTCTCCGCCCCGTTCAGCACACACGGAGCCGTCATCATCGCCGGACACATCAACTGGCAGGGGACCCCCGGAGCGTTGTCGGACCTTTCCGAGTACGGCCGCGACGACGTCGGCAAGACCCTTGAGATGACCATGACCGATGGCCGTACCCGCAGCTACCGCATCACCCAAGGGTTCTCGATCGACAAGAGTCAACTGGCCGACGAAAGCCCCCAGGGCCCACTGCACACCGCGATCTTCGGCCAGACCGGTACCTACGGCCGGCCCGGACACCCCACCGAGGAGCTTCGGCTGGTCAGCTGCGGCGGCCAGTACGACCCTGCCGCCCGCAGCTACACCTCCAACATCGTCGTCATCGCCCAGCCCAGCACCTGA